CATGTACCAGGCGGGCCGTTACGACGTAGTGGCCGTTGACCAGAAAATGCCCGGCCATGATGGACTTGAGGTGATTCGGATGTTGGCCGCCAGCGGGCCCTTGCCGCCCACCATTATGATTACCGGCACAGGCAACGAACGGATTGCCATTGAGGCTATGAAACTGGGCGCCGGCGACTATATTGTTAAAGATGTGGAAGGCGGTTATTTTGATTTACTGCCTTCGGTGATTGAGCAGGTGTTGGCCCAGCAGCGGCTCATTCAGGAAAAACAACAGGTCGTAGAGGCCCTGGAGCAAGCCAACCGGTATCTGACCCTGTTTAACCTGGTGGGCCAGAGATTTGCTGCCACGTTGGATTTGCAGGAAATTATGGCTTTGTTATTGGAAGCCGTTGGCGAAACCATTGGCACAGAAGGTAGTTCGGTTTGGTTGCGGGATGAGACAGGAGACGGGTTGATTTGCCGGGCTGCCGTGCGGGGGGATCATGCGCGTTTGTTGGTTGACCGACCCCTGCGATTGGGACAGGGCATTGCCGGATGGTCGGCCCAACATGGACAGAGTGTTATTATCCTGTGCGCCCAGAATGACCCTCGTTTTTGCCCGGAAATTGACCAACAAATAGGGTTTCATACAGTCTCGGTGCTGGCTGCGCCGCTGCGGGTGCGCGATGCGGTGATAGGGGTGCTGGAATTGGTTAACAAATTGAATGGCGATTTTGACGCCGATGACCTGGCTTTGGTGGAAACCCTGGTGGCCCCCGCTGCCATTGCCCTTGACAACGCCCGGCTGGTGGCGGAATTATATCAATATACCAGGGAATTACAGGCGCGTAATGAAGAATTAAACGCTTTTGCGCACACGGTGGCCCACGATCTCAAAAGTCCCTTGAATCCAATGCTCGGCCTGTCGCAGTTTTTGATAGACGGCTATGCCAAATTGTCGGAGGAAGAAATAAAAAGCGCCTTGCAGATAATTGGTCAGAGCGGGCACAAGATGCAAAATATCATTGATGAGTTGTTGTTACTGGCTCAAGTGCGTGATACAGAGGTTGAGGTGGCGCCATTGTTTATGGCCGGTATTGTGGCTGAGGCGATGGAACGGTTAAGGCATTTGATCAAGGAAAAGCAGGCCGAGATGATTGTGCCTGAACAGTGGCCGTTGGCCTTGGGGCACGGCCCGTGGGTTGAGGAGGTATGGGTTAATTATGTTAGCAACGCAGTTAAATACAGCGGCGAAGCCCCCTGCGTAAAACTGGGCGCAACAATCCAGGAAGATGGCATGGTTAGTTTTTGGGTGCAAGACAACGGCCCTGGCCTTAAACCAGAGGAGCAGAAATGGTTGTTTACGGAATTTACCCAACTCAACCAGGTTCGCGCCCAGGGATATGGCCTGGGCCTGTCAATTGTGCGCCGCATTGTTGAAAAGTTGGGCGGGCAGGTTGGCGTAGAGAGTGAGGGCGTGCCCGGCCAGGGCTGCACGTTTATGTTTACCCTGCCCGGCGTACCTGCCGACGAAGATTGAAAGAAAATAAAAAATTAGAGATTGACCTGCCCAAAGTTAATTATAAATTGTCTCATCATCCGTATCGCCTGGAAATAATCTGCCAGGCGAATGTTTTCGTTGGGCGCATGCGTGTTTGAATCTGGATATGAAGTGCCAAAACTGACCAGGGGCGTGCCGTGGGCCACAGCTACCGGCCAAACCGGGCCGGTGCCGGCGATCAAAGGGTAAACCACCGGCTCATGTCCCCGGTACACCTCCCGGGCCGCGGCAATGGCCGCCTGTACCACCTCGGCCTGCGGGTCGGTTTTGCCGGGATGTTCTGCGCTCAGAATGTCAAATTGAATATCGGCAAAACCGTGTTTATCCAAATGTTTGCGCAGTAAGTCGGCCACAACTTGGGGGGTCAGATTGGGCACCAGCCGGAAGCCAACTTTGGCTTTGGCCCTGGCCGGCAGCACGGTTTTTGATCCCGGCCCGGTATAACCGGCTTCAAGGCCGCAAATGGTGCAGGTGGGTTGGAAAAGGTGGCGCTTGAGAGCCTCAAAACCGGAAACCCCGCCAATCCAATTTTTAATGCCCATGCGGGCCAATTGGGCTGTTTCTTCAAAGGGGATGGCCTTGAGCAGGGCCAGGTCGGTTTCGGTGGGCGGGATAACGTGATCCATCAGCCCGTCAATCAAAATTGTTTCGTCGGGCGCTTTGAGGCTGCTTAAGGCCCAGTTGAGCCGCCAGGCCGCATTGGGGGCAATGGTTCCATAAGCCGAGTGTTGGTCGCCGCTTAAACTCTGCACGCTCAATTCAACGTATAGTAACCCCTTTGCCCCCAGGCTCAGCACCGGCCGGTGGGCTTCATCTACGTGGCCCGTTTCCCACAGGCAGCCGTCGGCCCGGAGCAGGTGGGGCCGGGCCAGGCAAAACGGCTCCAGGTGGGGGCTGCCGGTCTCTTCTTCTCCTTCAATGAACCAGATAATTTTGAGTGGCAAAGGGCCTGTGGTTTCCTGCCAGGCCCGGATGGCCTGCGCCCGGTACATAATGTGCCCCTTGTTGTCTGCCGCGCCGCGGGCGTATAACCGGCCGTTGCGCAGCGTTGGCTCAAACGGCGGCGAGTGCCATAAATCCAGCGGGTCTACCGGCTGCACGTCGTAATGATTATAGATAAGCAGCGTTTTTTCTCCTTGCCCCAAAGTGGCGTAAACCACGGGCGGCTCGTCCGGGGCAATTTCCAGCATTTGAACGTCGGCACCCAACTCCACCATCTTTTCCCTGGTCATCTGAGCCATCTCGGCCATCCCTTCGCCGGTGGCGGAGATGCTGGGCTGGGCGCAGAATGACTTTAGTTCGGTGATAAATTCATCTTGGTGTTGTTCAATATATTGGTCAAAAGTATCCACGCGATCACTCCTTAAATCAATTCAATTTCATAATCCACCAATTCACAATCCAGCCGGGCGCGCTCAACCCACAGGGCCACGCGCGTTAGCAGGCCGTGAACGTAATCTCTGTTGCTGGATACGGTCACTGCGGCCACCACCACCGCCTGCCGCGAGTCGAGATGGCCTACCTCGGCCACGGCCACGTTGAATTCATGGCGCAGCCGGGCGGCCATGCTTTTCACCACCCCTCGCTTATCCTTGAGCGAGGCGGCCGCCGGAATACTGAGTTCAAGGGTACAAACGCCAATGACCATTTTTTGCTCCCTGTTTTTTAAATTCTTTTGTTCCATGCGTCATTTGCATACTGCTCGGCCCGCAGCCGGTTGGCCAGGGCTTGCTCCCGGTCGGTCAAGGGCATTTCGGCCAGGGTCAAGTTCAGTTGTTCGGCAAAACCTTCGGCCAGGGCCGCGACCACTTCTTCAAAAGAGAGCGTTTTATCCAGAACCCGTTCCAGGGTGGTGGCCCGTTGGGGCAGTAAGCGGGACTGTTGGGCATACTCCTCGTCCGAAAGGGCCAGCGCATTTAAAATACGGTTCAAATTGCCGTGGAGGGGTAGGGTGCCGTGTTGCAACACAATTTGTTTGCGTCGCAGTTGGGCGCTGCCGATGAGTTTTTTGCCGCCCCAGGTGATTTCGTAATGAGAAGGCGTATCAAAACAAACCGGCCCGCCGCCGGCCCGAATGGCTTTTCGTTGGGCGCGGACCTCATCTCTGGCGGCTTGTTCCGCCTGTATACCCAACTTTTCCAGCCCGCATAACAAACCCAAACTCAGCACGCGGTAGGATTCAATAATGCCGCCCTGGATGCGTGGGTCGGCCTGGGGAATGATGAGGCTGTAAGTGACCTCGTCGGTGTGGAGGATGGCCTTGCCGCCGGTGGGCCGCCGGGTCCAGGTGTAACCCAACCGTTGGCAGGTGGCCTCGTTCACGTCGCGCCAGTGTTGATTGTAGCCCAGGCTGAGGCAGGGCGGTTCCCACTGAAAAAAACGAAGGGTCGGCAGCCCTTGCCCCTCGGCCAGGGCGTAAAGAATGGCCTCGTCAACGGCCATGTTGGTGGCCCCATCCAGCGGCGCGGTGACAAGCAGCCGCCAGGTGGCGGGGGGATAATTGTCAGAAACCTCAGGCGCATTTGCCGGCGTTTTTTGGTGGTTCATTCGCTTATTGTAACATAACCGGGTTAAAATCCAAAGCCGTTTTTTAGAAAAGACGGCTTTGTTTGCCGTTTTTGCGGTGGTGCATTACCATGCCGCAAATCATTTTGGAGATTACTTATGACCCACAAATTGGCCCTTATCGGCTTTGGCGTGGTTGGGCAGGGCCTGGCCGAAATTCTGCGAGACAAAGCTGATACCTTGCGGGACACGCTTGATTTTGACGCCCAAATTGTGGCCGTATCTGACCTGTTAAAAGGAGCGGTTTACCATCCCGACGGCCTGGATGTGGCCAAATTACTGGAGGTGGCGCAAAGCACCGGCCGGTTAGACGCTTATCCCCACCGGCCTGGCCTGGAACGAGACTGGGACAGCCTGAAAACTATCAGCCGGAGCAACGCCGACACCATTGTTGAGGTCAGTTACACCGACATTAAAACAGGCCAGCCGGCCATTGACCACTGCCGGGCGGCCTTTGCCTGTGGCAAAAACGTGGTCATGAGCAACAAAGGCCCGGTGGCCCTGGCCTACGCCGAATTATCCGCCCTGGCCGAGGCAAACGGCGCGCGCTGGGGGTTTGAAGGCACGGTGCTCAGCGGCACGCCCGCCCTGCGAATGCCGCTGACGGCCCTGGTCGGAAACCAGATCAGCGAAATTCGCGGCATTTTTAACGGCACCACCAATTTCATTTTGACTCAAATGGAAGAAGAAATGGAATACGC
The genomic region above belongs to Anaerolineae bacterium and contains:
- a CDS encoding response regulator, which produces MSESESIRILYMEDDVGLARLLQKKLERAGYIVDLAHDGVKGLAMYQAGRYDVVAVDQKMPGHDGLEVIRMLAASGPLPPTIMITGTGNERIAIEAMKLGAGDYIVKDVEGGYFDLLPSVIEQVLAQQRLIQEKQQVVEALEQANRYLTLFNLVGQRFAATLDLQEIMALLLEAVGETIGTEGSSVWLRDETGDGLICRAAVRGDHARLLVDRPLRLGQGIAGWSAQHGQSVIILCAQNDPRFCPEIDQQIGFHTVSVLAAPLRVRDAVIGVLELVNKLNGDFDADDLALVETLVAPAAIALDNARLVAELYQYTRELQARNEELNAFAHTVAHDLKSPLNPMLGLSQFLIDGYAKLSEEEIKSALQIIGQSGHKMQNIIDELLLLAQVRDTEVEVAPLFMAGIVAEAMERLRHLIKEKQAEMIVPEQWPLALGHGPWVEEVWVNYVSNAVKYSGEAPCVKLGATIQEDGMVSFWVQDNGPGLKPEEQKWLFTEFTQLNQVRAQGYGLGLSIVRRIVEKLGGQVGVESEGVPGQGCTFMFTLPGVPADED
- a CDS encoding M20/M25/M40 family metallo-hydrolase, whose product is MDTFDQYIEQHQDEFITELKSFCAQPSISATGEGMAEMAQMTREKMVELGADVQMLEIAPDEPPVVYATLGQGEKTLLIYNHYDVQPVDPLDLWHSPPFEPTLRNGRLYARGAADNKGHIMYRAQAIRAWQETTGPLPLKIIWFIEGEEETGSPHLEPFCLARPHLLRADGCLWETGHVDEAHRPVLSLGAKGLLYVELSVQSLSGDQHSAYGTIAPNAAWRLNWALSSLKAPDETILIDGLMDHVIPPTETDLALLKAIPFEETAQLARMGIKNWIGGVSGFEALKRHLFQPTCTICGLEAGYTGPGSKTVLPARAKAKVGFRLVPNLTPQVVADLLRKHLDKHGFADIQFDILSAEHPGKTDPQAEVVQAAIAAAREVYRGHEPVVYPLIAGTGPVWPVAVAHGTPLVSFGTSYPDSNTHAPNENIRLADYFQAIRMMRQFIINFGQVNL
- a CDS encoding DUF503 domain-containing protein, yielding MVIGVCTLELSIPAAASLKDKRGVVKSMAARLRHEFNVAVAEVGHLDSRQAVVVAAVTVSSNRDYVHGLLTRVALWVERARLDCELVDYEIELI
- a CDS encoding lipoate--protein ligase family protein, whose translation is MNHQKTPANAPEVSDNYPPATWRLLVTAPLDGATNMAVDEAILYALAEGQGLPTLRFFQWEPPCLSLGYNQHWRDVNEATCQRLGYTWTRRPTGGKAILHTDEVTYSLIIPQADPRIQGGIIESYRVLSLGLLCGLEKLGIQAEQAARDEVRAQRKAIRAGGGPVCFDTPSHYEITWGGKKLIGSAQLRRKQIVLQHGTLPLHGNLNRILNALALSDEEYAQQSRLLPQRATTLERVLDKTLSFEEVVAALAEGFAEQLNLTLAEMPLTDREQALANRLRAEQYANDAWNKRI
- a CDS encoding homoserine dehydrogenase — encoded protein: MTHKLALIGFGVVGQGLAEILRDKADTLRDTLDFDAQIVAVSDLLKGAVYHPDGLDVAKLLEVAQSTGRLDAYPHRPGLERDWDSLKTISRSNADTIVEVSYTDIKTGQPAIDHCRAAFACGKNVVMSNKGPVALAYAELSALAEANGARWGFEGTVLSGTPALRMPLTALVGNQISEIRGIFNGTTNFILTQMEEEMEYAEALAQAQRLGYAEADPTADVAGYDARGKLVILANVIMNMPLRQEDVVCRGIEHLTIRDIMTAKAAGKRWKLIGRIKKEGDRIEASVGPEQVPWSDPLAGVMGAMNAVTYVCDLAGPVTLVGAGAGRVETGYALLIDLINIQRGCL